In one window of Deltaproteobacteria bacterium DNA:
- a CDS encoding SDR family NAD(P)-dependent oxidoreductase — MTRGMRIDRGSSAVVTGAGSGLGRAFAKALVSRGAVVVVADVRESTARETVREIGADAGRVHVVVCDVTKADDVARLAEESATLAGEVDLLVNNAGIGAAGDVGVADLDSWRRAIDVNLCGVIHGCHYFVPRMRARGRGHVLNVASAAAIAAVPGMGAYNVTKAGVVALSETLAAEAARDGVGVTVLLPGFFPTNIVSDAVGTVEEGKRRLAETWMQRSKYSADDIARLALGAVERGKLYALPHGEIRWLWRLKRAAPRTYARVVGALERRGVFSRA, encoded by the coding sequence ATGACGCGCGGGATGCGCATCGATCGCGGGAGCAGCGCGGTGGTCACGGGCGCCGGCAGCGGGCTCGGCCGCGCATTCGCGAAGGCGCTCGTATCGAGGGGCGCGGTGGTCGTCGTCGCCGACGTGCGCGAGAGCACGGCACGCGAGACGGTGCGCGAGATCGGCGCCGACGCCGGCCGGGTGCACGTCGTGGTGTGCGACGTCACGAAGGCGGACGACGTCGCGCGCCTCGCGGAGGAGTCAGCGACGCTCGCCGGCGAGGTCGACCTGCTGGTCAACAATGCCGGCATCGGCGCCGCGGGCGACGTGGGCGTGGCCGACCTCGACTCGTGGCGGCGCGCGATCGACGTGAACCTGTGCGGCGTGATCCACGGCTGCCACTACTTCGTCCCGCGCATGCGCGCGCGGGGGCGCGGTCACGTCCTCAACGTCGCGTCCGCCGCGGCGATCGCGGCCGTGCCCGGCATGGGCGCGTACAACGTCACGAAGGCGGGCGTCGTCGCGCTGAGCGAAACGCTGGCGGCGGAGGCGGCGCGCGACGGCGTCGGGGTGACCGTCCTCCTCCCCGGCTTCTTCCCGACGAACATCGTGAGCGACGCCGTCGGCACGGTGGAGGAGGGCAAGCGGCGGCTGGCCGAGACGTGGATGCAGCGGTCGAAGTACAGCGCCGACGACATCGCCCGTCTCGCCCTCGGGGCGGTCGAGCGCGGCAAGCTCTACGCCCTCCCGCACGGGGAGATCCGCTGGCTCTGGCGCCTGAAGCGCGCCGCGCCTCGCACCTACGCGCGGGTGGTGGGTGCGCTCGAACGCCGCGGCGTCTTCTCGCGGGCGTAG